The following proteins come from a genomic window of Sphingobium cloacae:
- a CDS encoding TonB-dependent siderophore receptor yields the protein MKLTCPRHPASPARGIALALLATTSLSVAALSAAPAYAQQATSYDIAAGPLPTVLNQFARQAHVELIYDAPLTQSATSSGLKGSFGAAEGLSRILAGTGLTYRQTGPNMFTLERAPTADAGAVQLGPVRVEGGSDTYASGGSLPSSAATTERTKSYTTNAVTIGKTVLNPRDIPQSVSVVTRQRIEDQNLFTLSDAMAQATGVSISTNGTQRNSYTVRGFEVGILQIDGLPTRLDTDTLLSADLSMYDRVEVLRGPNGLLQGTGDPSASVNLVRKRPTSELAISGAVSAGSWNNYRAELDVGGPLDKAGRLRVRVVGSFQDNDYFYDVAHQRRWLVYGIAEYDLTDTTKITAGYNYMGSRSTPTLNGLPRATTGADLNFSRSTFLDSALNRFRFNDQEAFAEISQSIGRWNAKAVFRRATGHNNLYSVGVFGAANPVTGLGPRLNYLSNPDYRDKQTGIDAFLTGPLRLFGRDHTILIGGTARIRKNGFSYENMSPVTPPPPVNVFNFDPYAVPEYKFNGVYSFRVHGTDKEAGIYATARLSISDSLTVILGSRLSWWENQALYDQPALLYFPPEISKKNAIFTPYGGLVFKVDPDTSLYASYADIFQPQSATDYTGGILPPVVGKNYELGIKRGLFEDRLNVSFALFQIEQTNRAITDPDHEDFSVAQGKVRSRGFEAEATGDLAHDWKVSAGYTYTETKYIRDPDAQGQVFNSTTPKHLFKVWTDYTLPSNLKAWSVGAGVQFQTRFYVDDGAFRLVQGSYALANARIAYQISPNLSASVNVNNIFDKRYYTTLTGIRRGNYYGEPRSFMISLRGKY from the coding sequence GTGAAATTGACATGCCCACGCCACCCGGCAAGCCCGGCTCGCGGGATCGCGCTCGCGCTTCTTGCCACCACCTCGCTTTCGGTTGCAGCGCTGAGCGCTGCCCCCGCCTACGCGCAGCAGGCCACGAGCTACGACATCGCGGCAGGCCCACTTCCGACCGTGCTCAATCAGTTCGCGCGCCAGGCGCATGTCGAGCTGATCTATGATGCGCCGCTGACGCAAAGCGCCACAAGCTCCGGTCTCAAAGGCAGCTTCGGCGCGGCCGAGGGGCTTTCACGCATCCTCGCCGGCACCGGGCTCACCTATCGCCAGACCGGCCCGAACATGTTCACCCTCGAACGCGCGCCCACGGCCGACGCCGGTGCGGTGCAGCTCGGTCCGGTGCGGGTCGAGGGAGGCTCTGATACTTATGCCAGCGGCGGTAGCCTTCCATCCTCCGCCGCCACAACCGAGCGAACAAAGTCCTATACTACCAACGCCGTCACCATCGGGAAGACAGTCTTAAACCCGCGCGACATCCCTCAATCCGTCAGTGTAGTCACGCGCCAGCGGATCGAGGATCAGAATTTATTCACTCTCTCGGACGCGATGGCTCAGGCAACCGGCGTCTCTATCTCCACGAACGGAACCCAACGCAACAGCTACACTGTGCGGGGATTCGAAGTGGGAATATTGCAAATCGACGGCCTTCCAACGCGCCTTGATACAGATACGCTTCTAAGCGCCGATCTCTCGATGTATGATCGCGTTGAGGTGCTTCGCGGCCCCAACGGCCTTCTCCAAGGTACAGGCGATCCATCTGCATCGGTCAATCTGGTTAGAAAACGCCCTACATCCGAGCTTGCGATCTCCGGCGCGGTAAGTGCTGGATCATGGAACAACTACCGCGCTGAACTGGATGTTGGAGGTCCGTTAGACAAGGCTGGCCGTTTGCGTGTTCGGGTAGTTGGGTCGTTTCAGGATAACGACTACTTCTACGATGTCGCGCATCAGCGACGGTGGCTTGTTTACGGCATTGCCGAGTATGATCTCACCGACACAACGAAGATCACCGCAGGCTATAACTACATGGGTAGCCGATCTACCCCGACTCTCAATGGTCTCCCGCGCGCCACGACCGGAGCCGATCTGAACTTCTCTCGATCGACCTTCCTAGATTCGGCGTTGAATAGATTCCGCTTCAATGACCAAGAGGCTTTCGCGGAGATTAGTCAAAGTATTGGTCGCTGGAACGCGAAAGCCGTATTTCGTCGGGCCACGGGACATAACAATCTATATAGTGTCGGCGTATTTGGTGCCGCCAACCCTGTGACCGGGCTTGGGCCACGCCTGAATTATCTGTCAAACCCGGATTACCGCGACAAGCAGACTGGCATCGATGCGTTTCTGACCGGCCCCCTGCGCCTATTTGGTCGTGATCATACGATCCTGATTGGCGGGACAGCGAGGATACGTAAAAATGGGTTCTCTTACGAGAACATGAGCCCGGTGACTCCGCCGCCCCCCGTCAACGTGTTCAATTTCGACCCCTACGCTGTGCCAGAATACAAATTCAACGGCGTTTATAGCTTCCGGGTTCATGGCACGGATAAGGAGGCTGGTATCTACGCGACTGCGCGACTGAGCATCAGCGATAGCCTAACCGTCATTCTTGGCTCAAGGCTTTCATGGTGGGAAAATCAAGCCCTCTATGACCAGCCTGCCCTCCTATATTTCCCGCCCGAAATATCGAAGAAGAACGCCATTTTTACACCCTACGGTGGCCTTGTCTTCAAGGTTGACCCTGACACCTCTCTATACGCCAGCTACGCCGATATTTTTCAGCCTCAATCTGCCACAGATTACACAGGTGGGATCCTTCCACCCGTGGTGGGCAAGAACTATGAGTTAGGCATCAAGCGAGGTCTCTTCGAAGATAGACTCAATGTGTCTTTTGCCCTCTTCCAGATTGAGCAAACCAATCGTGCCATCACCGATCCGGACCATGAGGATTTTTCTGTCGCCCAGGGGAAAGTTCGTAGTCGCGGATTTGAAGCGGAAGCGACTGGCGATCTGGCTCATGACTGGAAAGTCTCGGCGGGTTACACCTATACAGAAACCAAGTATATTCGAGACCCTGACGCTCAAGGACAGGTTTTCAACTCAACGACGCCCAAGCATCTTTTCAAGGTCTGGACGGATTACACCTTGCCGTCAAACTTGAAGGCGTGGTCGGTCGGTGCCGGCGTTCAATTTCAGACGCGATTCTATGTCGATGATGGTGCCTTCCGTCTCGTTCAGGGAAGTTATGCTCTCGCCAACGCGCGCATAGCCTATCAAATCAGCCCGAATCTTTCTGCGAGTGTTAATGTCAACAACATCTTCGATAAACGCTATTATACAACCCTGACGGGTATTCGTCGCGGAAACTACTACGGCGAGCCTCGCAGCTTCATGATCTCGCTACGGGGCAAATATTGA
- a CDS encoding aminotransferase class I/II-fold pyridoxal phosphate-dependent enzyme has product MKSPWTWHGGDLDAARAWFGEGGDPWIDLSTGINPHGWPGAAGMAIDWRGLPSKTDLREMEEIAAVYFDVDPRHVCALPGTETGLRLASDLLGPRARYLAPCYRTHEDMFPLSSAITAAAMESPDGGTIILANPNNPDGHCWPRDALLDLADRRADEEWLIVDEAFADSDPATSLARDIADDRRLLIFRSFGKFFGLAGLRLGFLLGPEAIVGRMRRKLGAWPVSAAAIAIGRAAYADRDWIAAMRERLPRERRRLDDVLTGCGYSPVGACPLFRLIVADDAMALFERLAKQTILTRPFDYEPRWLRIGLPETEEALDRLQRALLG; this is encoded by the coding sequence ATGAAAAGCCCATGGACATGGCATGGCGGCGATCTCGACGCGGCGCGGGCGTGGTTCGGCGAAGGCGGCGATCCGTGGATCGATCTGTCGACCGGCATCAACCCGCATGGCTGGCCGGGCGCGGCGGGGATGGCCATCGACTGGCGCGGCCTGCCTTCGAAAACCGATCTGCGGGAGATGGAGGAAATCGCGGCCGTCTATTTCGATGTGGACCCCCGGCATGTCTGCGCCCTTCCGGGAACCGAAACGGGCCTGCGCCTGGCCAGCGATCTGCTCGGCCCGCGCGCGCGATATCTTGCCCCCTGCTATCGCACGCATGAGGATATGTTCCCGCTATCCTCGGCGATAACGGCGGCGGCGATGGAGAGTCCGGATGGCGGCACCATCATTCTCGCCAATCCCAATAATCCCGACGGCCATTGCTGGCCGCGCGACGCGCTGCTCGACCTGGCCGACCGCAGAGCGGACGAGGAATGGCTGATCGTTGACGAAGCCTTTGCCGACAGCGATCCGGCGACCAGTCTGGCGCGGGATATAGCGGATGATCGACGGCTGCTCATCTTCCGCTCCTTCGGCAAATTCTTCGGATTGGCGGGCTTGAGGCTCGGCTTCCTGCTCGGCCCGGAAGCCATCGTCGGCCGGATGCGGCGAAAGCTTGGGGCATGGCCGGTTTCCGCCGCCGCCATCGCCATCGGGAGAGCCGCCTATGCCGACCGCGACTGGATCGCGGCGATGCGGGAGCGCCTGCCCCGCGAAAGACGGCGGCTGGACGATGTGCTGACGGGCTGCGGATACTCGCCCGTCGGCGCCTGTCCGCTGTTCCGGCTGATCGTGGCCGACGATGCGATGGCGCTGTTCGAGCGACTGGCGAAACAGACCATCCTGACGCGTCCCTTCGACTACGAACCCCGCTGGCTGCGGATCGGCCTCCCCGAAACGGAGGAGGCGCTCGACCGCCTGCAAAGGGCCCTCCTTGGCTGA
- a CDS encoding type II toxin-antitoxin system RelE/ParE family toxin, which translates to MEIESIRHKGLRRFFETGNAKGLVGDAGRLRKMLAFIDAAESFEELSVPPNFGLHELTGDRKGSWSMTVTRNWRMTFGLNDEGALIDMDLEDYHGA; encoded by the coding sequence ATGGAAATCGAAAGCATCAGGCACAAAGGCCTGCGCCGCTTCTTTGAGACGGGCAACGCTAAAGGCCTGGTTGGGGATGCTGGGCGATTGCGTAAGATGCTTGCTTTCATCGACGCTGCGGAAAGCTTCGAAGAGCTGTCGGTGCCTCCGAATTTCGGATTGCATGAGCTGACAGGTGACCGGAAGGGAAGCTGGTCGATGACGGTTACGAGAAACTGGCGGATGACCTTCGGGTTGAATGACGAAGGCGCGCTAATCGATATGGATCTGGAGGATTATCATGGCGCTTAA
- a CDS encoding IS630 family transposase produces MAQTVNILLNAADRARLEQIVGDRNCPLKHVLRARIVLLSSDRLPVLEVARRAGVSRPAVWRWQQRFAEEGVDGLLRDKTRKPGTAPIAAPVVARIVALTCSEPPGAVTHWTGRAMAKAFGVSLRTVQRIWQVHHLQPHRLRTFKRSSDPAFAAKVEDIVGLYMAPPAHAVVISIDEKSQIQALDRTQPGLPLKPGKCGTMTHDYKRNGTTTLFAALDVLHGTVVGRCMPKHRHQEFIKFLNAVERAVPAGKVIHAVLDNYATHKHPKVLEWLADHPRWVFHFTPTSGSWLNAVENFFSALTRRVIRRGVFTSVVDLQDTISAYIRKQNADPKPFVWTKPAETILAKLRRLPVPTD; encoded by the coding sequence ATGGCCCAGACCGTCAACATCCTCTTGAACGCCGCCGACCGTGCTCGGCTTGAACAAATCGTCGGCGACCGCAACTGCCCGCTCAAGCATGTGCTGCGCGCCAGGATCGTGCTGCTCTCCAGCGACCGCTTGCCGGTGCTCGAAGTGGCCCGCCGCGCCGGCGTCAGCCGACCTGCGGTCTGGCGCTGGCAACAGCGCTTCGCTGAGGAAGGCGTCGATGGTCTTCTCCGCGACAAGACGCGCAAGCCCGGTACGGCGCCGATCGCCGCGCCCGTCGTCGCACGGATCGTTGCGTTGACCTGCTCCGAACCGCCCGGTGCCGTGACCCATTGGACCGGCCGCGCAATGGCCAAAGCCTTCGGCGTCTCGCTCCGAACCGTCCAGCGCATCTGGCAGGTCCATCACCTCCAACCCCACCGTCTGCGAACCTTCAAGAGATCGAGCGACCCCGCCTTCGCCGCCAAGGTCGAAGACATCGTCGGTCTCTACATGGCCCCGCCGGCTCACGCCGTCGTCATCTCGATCGACGAGAAGAGCCAGATCCAGGCCCTCGACCGAACCCAACCCGGTCTGCCGTTGAAGCCGGGCAAATGCGGAACAATGACGCACGACTACAAACGCAATGGCACGACCACCCTGTTCGCCGCGCTCGACGTCCTCCACGGCACAGTCGTCGGTCGCTGCATGCCCAAGCACAGGCACCAGGAGTTCATCAAGTTCCTCAACGCCGTCGAGCGCGCCGTTCCTGCCGGCAAGGTGATCCACGCCGTCCTCGACAACTACGCCACCCACAAGCATCCGAAGGTCCTGGAGTGGCTCGCCGATCATCCACGCTGGGTGTTCCATTTCACCCCGACCTCGGGCTCATGGCTCAACGCCGTCGAGAACTTCTTCTCGGCGCTCACCCGAAGGGTCATCCGGCGCGGCGTCTTCACCTCCGTCGTCGACCTCCAGGACACCATTAGCGCTTACATCCGAAAGCAGAACGCCGACCCTAAGCCCTTCGTCTGGACCAAGCCGGCCGAGACCATTCTCGCCAAACTCAGGCGGCTGCCTGTACCAACCGACTGA
- a CDS encoding FecR family protein, which translates to MPADQPIPKDIADEAARWFADRDNGLLGDESGLRAWLAADPRHARAFAEMEAVWSDLGGVKPSPAVRASIPSPPVRAHGNDNHRTRRAWVSTAVAASVALVAIGLVDDWPMRLRADAVTATGERRTIAMPDGSSVVLNTHSAVAFDYRNDRRIVRLLRGEAAFTVAPDRSRPFTVEANGGSSTALGTRFVIREDGNDTRVAVTEHVVRVAYARGGSSAIGLREGQSLVYGPDRPWGAQEPIRAGEADAWTQGELVFENRPLSEVVAELGRYHTGYIRVIGQNVRDRRVSGVFSIADPVGAVARLQRSLGLRAVHITDKLILIFV; encoded by the coding sequence GTGCCAGCTGACCAACCGATACCGAAGGACATCGCCGACGAAGCGGCACGCTGGTTCGCGGATCGCGACAACGGACTGCTGGGCGACGAATCCGGGCTGAGGGCCTGGCTCGCCGCCGATCCGCGCCATGCCCGCGCGTTCGCGGAGATGGAAGCGGTCTGGTCCGATCTTGGCGGCGTCAAGCCTTCGCCGGCGGTCCGCGCCTCGATTCCCTCGCCACCCGTGCGCGCGCATGGGAACGACAATCATCGTACCCGGCGCGCCTGGGTCTCCACAGCGGTTGCCGCCAGCGTTGCGCTCGTGGCGATCGGCCTCGTCGATGACTGGCCGATGCGCCTGCGTGCCGATGCCGTGACGGCGACCGGCGAGCGGCGGACCATCGCCATGCCGGACGGATCGAGCGTGGTCCTCAATACCCATAGCGCGGTCGCGTTCGATTACCGGAATGACCGGCGCATCGTGCGACTGCTGCGAGGGGAGGCGGCGTTCACCGTCGCCCCTGATCGCAGCCGGCCCTTCACCGTGGAAGCCAATGGCGGCAGCAGCACGGCACTGGGCACCCGGTTCGTGATCCGCGAGGATGGCAACGACACGCGCGTCGCCGTCACCGAGCATGTCGTGCGCGTCGCCTATGCGCGCGGCGGATCGAGCGCGATCGGTCTCAGGGAGGGGCAGAGCCTCGTCTATGGTCCCGATCGGCCTTGGGGTGCACAAGAGCCGATCCGCGCCGGAGAGGCCGACGCCTGGACCCAGGGCGAGCTGGTGTTCGAGAACCGCCCGCTCTCGGAAGTCGTGGCGGAGCTTGGGCGTTACCACACCGGCTATATCCGGGTCATCGGCCAAAATGTGCGCGATCGGCGTGTCAGCGGCGTATTCAGCATCGCCGATCCTGTCGGCGCGGTCGCCAGGCTGCAACGGTCCCTGGGCCTGCGCGCGGTCCACATCACCGACAAGCTTATCCTGATTTTCGTCTGA
- a CDS encoding thiamine pyrophosphate-binding protein produces MSAAKGRNAAQCLVRQLEIHGIDHIFCVPGESYLAVLDALIGSPIKVTVCRAEGGAAMMAEAHGKLTGRPAACFVTRGPGAANAMPGLHIAQHDSTPMLVFVGQVERDVRDRGAFQELDYRAVFGSIAKWVAEIDNGERIPEIVSRAVHAAMSGRPGPVLVSLPEDMLRESVEAGDAVCAAVVEAHPGAGQMARLGQLLGEAKRPLAILGGSRWSQVAVDQVAAFAGRWDLPVAVSFRRQMLFPASHDSFAGDLGFGANPKLAARVRDADLLLLIGARMAEVPSQGYGLISIPEPEQRIVHVHPDPSELGKLYRPVLAINAAPEAFAAALEGVGPVPSPSPSRADFREAGRADFLAWTDPERIVSPGDFHPARMMAWLREKLPRDAILCNGAGNYATWVHRFHRFERFGTQLAPTSGSMGYGVPAAVAAKRMFPERAVIAFAGDGCFMMNGQEFATAVQYGLAIIVILIDNGMYGTIRMHQEREFPGRPIATALTNPDFAAYARAFGGHGETVARTSDFADAFDRASASGKPAILHCLLDPDAISPGTTLEAVRHAAFEVGR; encoded by the coding sequence ATGAGCGCAGCCAAAGGACGCAACGCCGCCCAATGCCTGGTCCGCCAGCTGGAAATCCATGGGATCGACCATATCTTCTGCGTTCCCGGCGAAAGCTATCTGGCCGTGCTCGACGCGCTGATCGGCAGCCCGATCAAGGTGACGGTGTGTCGGGCCGAGGGCGGCGCGGCGATGATGGCCGAAGCGCATGGCAAGCTGACGGGCCGTCCCGCGGCCTGCTTCGTGACGCGAGGGCCGGGCGCGGCCAACGCCATGCCGGGCCTGCATATCGCCCAGCATGATTCGACGCCGATGCTGGTCTTCGTCGGGCAGGTCGAACGGGATGTCCGCGACCGGGGCGCGTTTCAGGAACTGGATTATCGCGCGGTGTTCGGCTCGATCGCGAAATGGGTGGCCGAAATCGACAATGGGGAACGCATCCCGGAGATCGTCAGCCGCGCCGTCCATGCGGCCATGTCGGGGCGACCGGGGCCGGTCCTCGTCTCCCTGCCGGAAGATATGTTGCGGGAAAGCGTGGAGGCAGGGGATGCCGTGTGCGCTGCCGTCGTGGAAGCGCATCCGGGCGCCGGCCAGATGGCGCGGTTGGGGCAATTGCTGGGCGAAGCGAAGCGGCCGCTGGCCATTCTGGGCGGATCGCGCTGGTCGCAGGTGGCCGTGGATCAGGTGGCGGCGTTCGCGGGGCGATGGGATCTGCCGGTGGCCGTCTCCTTCCGGCGGCAGATGCTGTTTCCGGCGAGCCACGATAGCTTTGCCGGCGATCTGGGCTTCGGGGCCAATCCGAAGCTGGCCGCGCGAGTCAGGGACGCCGACCTGCTGCTCCTGATCGGCGCGCGCATGGCGGAGGTGCCGAGCCAGGGATATGGCCTGATCTCCATCCCCGAGCCGGAACAGAGGATTGTCCATGTGCATCCCGATCCATCGGAACTGGGCAAACTCTATCGGCCGGTGCTGGCGATCAACGCCGCTCCGGAAGCGTTCGCCGCGGCGCTGGAGGGCGTCGGCCCCGTACCATCGCCGTCGCCGTCGCGCGCGGATTTCCGCGAAGCGGGCAGGGCGGACTTCCTCGCCTGGACCGATCCGGAGCGGATCGTCAGCCCCGGCGATTTCCACCCCGCGCGGATGATGGCATGGCTGCGCGAGAAGCTTCCGCGGGATGCGATCCTGTGCAACGGCGCAGGCAATTATGCGACCTGGGTGCATCGCTTCCATCGTTTCGAGAGGTTCGGGACGCAGCTTGCGCCGACATCGGGGTCGATGGGCTATGGCGTTCCCGCGGCGGTCGCGGCCAAGCGGATGTTCCCCGAACGCGCCGTGATCGCCTTTGCGGGCGACGGCTGCTTCATGATGAACGGGCAGGAATTCGCGACGGCGGTCCAATATGGGCTGGCGATCATCGTCATCCTGATCGACAACGGGATGTACGGCACCATCCGCATGCATCAGGAGCGGGAATTTCCCGGACGGCCCATCGCGACGGCACTCACCAATCCCGACTTCGCCGCTTATGCGCGGGCTTTTGGAGGCCATGGGGAGACGGTGGCGCGGACATCCGATTTCGCCGACGCCTTCGATCGGGCCAGCGCGTCGGGCAAGCCTGCCATCCTCCATTGCCTGCTCGATCCGGATGCGATTTCGCCCGGCACCACGTTGGAAGCCGTGCGGCACGCGGCCTTCGAGGTAGGGCGGTAG
- a CDS encoding tyrosine-type recombinase/integrase, whose translation MGHSDLDPAIHDRRPWNAGQNVGPKRPLKPRDIWAIRFYLDEHKRLRDRALFDLAIDSKLRGCDLVKIRIGDLISAGSFRDRATVIQQKTGRPVQFEIMSEARKSLKAWLDRRGGTIRDFVFPSRIDYLGHLSTRQYARLVDEWVSTIGLDKREYGTHSMRRTKAALIYKATGNLRAVQILLGHTNIENTVRYLGVDIDDALTLSERTEI comes from the coding sequence ATGGGACATTCAGACCTCGACCCAGCCATACATGATCGGCGCCCTTGGAATGCAGGGCAGAATGTTGGGCCGAAGCGCCCACTGAAGCCGCGCGATATCTGGGCAATTCGTTTCTATCTCGACGAACACAAGCGTCTGCGTGACCGGGCCCTGTTCGATCTTGCCATCGACAGCAAATTGCGTGGCTGCGACCTGGTCAAGATCAGGATAGGCGACCTGATCAGCGCAGGGTCCTTTCGTGATCGTGCGACCGTTATCCAGCAAAAGACGGGCCGTCCGGTGCAATTCGAGATCATGTCGGAGGCACGCAAAAGCCTAAAAGCATGGCTTGATCGGCGCGGCGGAACGATCCGTGACTTCGTATTCCCAAGCAGGATCGATTACCTTGGTCACTTGAGCACACGGCAATATGCGCGCCTCGTCGACGAATGGGTGTCGACGATCGGCCTCGACAAACGAGAGTATGGCACCCACTCGATGCGGCGGACAAAGGCGGCACTGATCTATAAAGCCACAGGCAATCTTCGCGCCGTGCAAATCCTGCTCGGTCACACCAACATCGAAAATACGGTCAGATATCTTGGCGTGGATATTGATGACGCTTTGACGCTGTCCGAACGGACCGAAATTTGA
- a CDS encoding RNA polymerase sigma factor, whose protein sequence is MLIAERSSLVRRLARMLGSEPAAEDVAQSLYLKVQRIDDDPPILNKRAFLNRLATNLATDWLRAEKRHDALFEMFDPTPDVPSDTPSIDRQMLDSERMRRFEAALEELPLRCRQVFVLRRIDGLTPGEVAARLGITVNAVAKHVRIAVRHCHARMQDDPDA, encoded by the coding sequence ATGCTGATCGCGGAGCGTTCGTCGCTCGTGCGCCGGCTCGCGCGGATGCTGGGCAGCGAGCCGGCGGCGGAGGACGTTGCGCAGAGCCTGTATCTCAAGGTTCAGCGGATCGATGACGACCCGCCCATCCTGAATAAGCGCGCCTTCCTCAACCGGCTCGCCACCAATCTCGCGACCGACTGGCTACGCGCGGAGAAGCGGCACGATGCGCTGTTCGAGATGTTCGATCCAACGCCCGACGTGCCGTCCGACACCCCGTCGATCGATCGCCAGATGCTCGACAGCGAACGGATGCGTCGCTTCGAGGCGGCGCTGGAAGAGCTGCCGCTGCGTTGCCGGCAAGTGTTCGTGCTCCGCCGCATCGACGGCCTGACCCCGGGTGAAGTCGCCGCGCGCCTTGGCATCACGGTCAATGCCGTCGCCAAGCATGTCCGCATCGCCGTGCGCCATTGCCATGCCAGGATGCAGGATGATCCCGACGCGTGA
- the cbiB gene encoding adenosylcobinamide-phosphate synthase CbiB, whose product MAEPIAFAALALDAVIGWPRALYARIGHPVGFFARIITLSERYGNQARWSAGLRRAIGVLTVMLLLAVSAGGALLLEGLCRRWLGSLAWLGMAILAWPALAQRSLFEHVRPIARHLGEGDEARARQDVSMIVGRDTETLDEPGIARAAIESLSESFCDGVAAPLFWLIVGGLPGIWAYKAINTADSLIGHKEERWRAFGWAAARTDDVMNFLPARLGGAVICLAGGGGWRIMWRDARKHASPNAGWTEAAMAGTLGLRLAGPVSYDGVAHDKPWIGEGRDRVFAQDIQRALRVYLRACAILWIGAAAMPLLIR is encoded by the coding sequence TTGGCTGAGCCGATCGCCTTCGCGGCCCTTGCCCTCGATGCGGTCATCGGATGGCCGCGCGCGCTTTATGCCCGGATCGGCCATCCCGTCGGTTTCTTCGCCCGGATCATCACCCTGTCCGAACGTTACGGGAACCAAGCGCGATGGAGCGCGGGGCTTCGCCGCGCTATCGGGGTTCTGACCGTGATGCTGTTGTTGGCCGTCTCGGCCGGCGGCGCTCTTCTGCTGGAAGGGCTCTGCCGCCGCTGGCTCGGTTCCCTTGCATGGCTTGGCATGGCGATTCTTGCCTGGCCCGCCCTCGCGCAACGCAGCCTGTTCGAGCATGTCCGGCCGATCGCCCGCCATCTGGGGGAGGGCGATGAGGCACGTGCGCGGCAGGACGTGTCGATGATCGTGGGCCGGGACACCGAAACGCTCGACGAACCCGGCATCGCCCGCGCCGCGATCGAGAGCCTGTCGGAAAGCTTCTGCGATGGAGTGGCCGCGCCGCTCTTCTGGTTGATCGTCGGAGGGCTGCCGGGAATCTGGGCCTACAAGGCCATCAACACCGCCGACAGCCTGATCGGTCACAAGGAAGAACGCTGGCGCGCCTTTGGCTGGGCCGCGGCGCGGACGGACGATGTCATGAACTTCCTGCCCGCGCGGCTGGGCGGGGCGGTGATCTGTCTGGCCGGCGGAGGAGGCTGGCGCATCATGTGGCGCGATGCGCGCAAACATGCCTCTCCCAATGCGGGATGGACGGAGGCGGCGATGGCGGGAACGCTGGGGCTGCGTCTCGCCGGACCCGTAAGCTATGATGGCGTGGCCCATGACAAGCCGTGGATCGGCGAAGGCCGTGACCGGGTTTTCGCGCAAGACATCCAGCGGGCATTGCGGGTCTATCTGCGCGCCTGCGCTATACTCTGGATCGGAGCGGCGGCCATGCCGTTGCTCATTCGATGA
- a CDS encoding HigA family addiction module antitoxin translates to MALKMHPSLAVHVGDWLKTEIVEPAQVSVTTLAQHFGVSRQALSTLLNGNANLSADMAIRFEKAFGIKADTLLRMQTTYELAQAREHEQDIKVQKFARAA, encoded by the coding sequence ATGGCGCTTAAGATGCACCCTTCGCTGGCCGTCCACGTTGGCGACTGGTTGAAGACGGAAATTGTGGAACCCGCGCAGGTTAGCGTGACGACTTTGGCCCAGCATTTTGGCGTATCGAGGCAGGCCTTGAGCACCTTACTGAATGGCAATGCGAACCTGTCTGCCGATATGGCCATCCGGTTTGAGAAGGCCTTCGGCATCAAGGCCGACACTCTATTGCGGATGCAGACGACTTATGAGCTGGCCCAAGCCCGCGAGCATGAGCAGGATATTAAGGTTCAAAAGTTCGCTAGAGCAGCCTGA